One Enterococcus silesiacus genomic window carries:
- a CDS encoding 50S ribosomal protein L15 gives MKLHELQPAEGSRQVRNRVGRGTSSGNGKTAGRGQKGQKARSGGGVRLGFEGGQTPLFRRLPKRGFTNINRKDYAVINLDVLNRFEDGTEVTPAGLIEAGIVKNEKAGIKVLANGELTTKKLTVKAAKFSKAAEEAIVAAGGSIEVI, from the coding sequence ATGAAACTTCATGAATTACAACCTGCTGAAGGTTCACGCCAAGTACGTAACCGTGTTGGACGTGGTACTTCATCTGGTAATGGTAAAACTGCTGGACGCGGTCAAAAAGGTCAAAAAGCTCGTTCAGGCGGTGGTGTAAGACTAGGATTCGAAGGGGGTCAAACTCCATTATTCCGTCGTTTACCAAAACGCGGCTTCACGAACATCAACCGTAAAGATTATGCAGTCATCAACTTAGATGTCTTAAATCGTTTCGAAGATGGAACTGAAGTAACACCTGCAGGCTTGATCGAAGCTGGAATCGTGAAAAACGAAAAAGCTGGAATCAAAGTTCTTGCCAATGGTGAATTAACAACTAAAAAATTAACTGTGAAAGCAGCTAAATTCTCTAAAGCAGCAGAAGAAGCAATTGTTGCAGCTGGTGGATCAATCGAGGTGATCTAA
- a CDS encoding 50S ribosomal protein L30, whose protein sequence is MAELKVTLKRSVIGRPQNQKDTVKALGLGKLNSSVVKPANEAIKGMINTVSHLVDVEEV, encoded by the coding sequence ATGGCTGAATTAAAAGTTACATTAAAACGCAGCGTTATCGGACGTCCTCAAAACCAAAAAGATACAGTTAAAGCACTAGGTTTAGGTAAACTAAACAGCTCTGTTGTGAAACCTGCGAACGAAGCAATCAAAGGTATGATCAACACTGTGTCACATTTAGTGGACGTTGAAGAAGTTTAA
- a CDS encoding 30S ribosomal protein S5, whose amino-acid sequence MVYIDPKHLELEDRVVSINRVTKVVKGGRRLRFAALVVVGDKNGHVGFGTGKAQEVPEAIRKAIEDAKKNLVEVPMVGSSIPHEVIGVFGGGRILMKPAVEGSGVAAGGPVRAVLELAGVADITSKSLGSNTPINVVRATVEGLKQLKRAEEVAALRGKSVEEILG is encoded by the coding sequence ATGGTTTATATTGATCCAAAACACTTGGAATTAGAAGACCGCGTGGTTTCTATCAACCGTGTAACTAAAGTTGTTAAAGGTGGACGTCGTCTACGCTTTGCGGCACTAGTTGTTGTGGGAGATAAAAACGGTCACGTTGGCTTTGGGACTGGTAAAGCACAAGAAGTGCCAGAAGCAATCCGTAAAGCAATCGAAGACGCGAAGAAAAACTTAGTTGAAGTGCCTATGGTTGGTTCTAGTATCCCTCACGAAGTGATCGGGGTATTTGGTGGTGGCCGTATCCTTATGAAACCTGCAGTAGAAGGTTCTGGGGTAGCCGCTGGTGGACCAGTTCGTGCCGTATTGGAATTAGCTGGTGTAGCAGATATTACATCAAAATCATTAGGTTCAAATACACCAATCAACGTTGTTCGCGCAACAGTTGAAGGGTTAAAACAATTAAAACGTGCCGAAGAAGTGGCAGCACTTCGCGGTAAATCTGTAGAAGAAATCTTAGGATAA
- a CDS encoding 50S ribosomal protein L18, producing MTIVITKPDKNKTRQKRHRRVRNKISGTAECPRLNVFRSNKNIYAQIIDDVAGVTLASASALDKEISGGNKTETAAAVGKLIAERAAEKGVKVVVFDRGGYLYHGRVQALAEAARENGLEF from the coding sequence GTGACAATTGTGATTACAAAACCAGATAAAAACAAAACACGTCAAAAGAGACATCGTCGTGTACGTAACAAAATCTCTGGTACTGCTGAGTGCCCACGCTTGAACGTATTCCGTTCTAACAAAAACATCTACGCGCAAATCATTGATGACGTAGCGGGTGTAACGCTAGCAAGTGCCTCTGCCTTAGATAAAGAAATTTCAGGTGGAAACAAAACAGAAACAGCCGCAGCTGTTGGTAAATTAATCGCTGAACGTGCCGCTGAAAAAGGCGTTAAAGTAGTAGTCTTTGACCGTGGTGGATACCTTTACCATGGCCGCGTGCAAGCTTTAGCTGAAGCAGCGCGTGAAAATGGACTAGAATTTTAG
- a CDS encoding 50S ribosomal protein L6: MSRIGNKIVVLPAGVEVKQEGNNITVKGPKGELTREFSADITMNIEGNEVTFTRPNDSKDMKTIHGTTRANFNNMVVGVSTGFEKGLELIGVGYRAQMQGTTLVLNVGYSHPVEITPPAGVTVEVPSNTQVIVKGANKEHVGELAANIRGTRPPEPYKGKGIRYVGEFVRRKEGKTGK; this comes from the coding sequence GTGAGCCGTATTGGTAATAAAATCGTTGTACTTCCTGCTGGCGTCGAAGTCAAACAAGAAGGAAACAACATTACTGTAAAAGGACCTAAAGGTGAATTAACACGTGAATTTTCTGCTGATATCACAATGAATATCGAAGGAAACGAAGTAACATTCACTCGTCCAAATGATAGCAAAGACATGAAAACAATCCACGGAACAACTCGTGCGAACTTCAACAACATGGTTGTTGGTGTAAGTACAGGCTTTGAAAAAGGTCTTGAACTTATCGGGGTTGGGTACCGTGCTCAAATGCAAGGGACTACATTAGTTCTTAACGTTGGGTATTCTCATCCAGTAGAAATCACACCACCAGCTGGTGTAACTGTAGAAGTACCTTCGAATACACAAGTTATTGTTAAAGGCGCTAACAAAGAACACGTTGGTGAATTAGCAGCAAATATTCGTGGTACTCGTCCTCCAGAACCTTATAAAGGCAAAGGAATCCGTTATGTTGGCGAATTCGTACGTCGTAAAGAAGGTAAAACTGGTAAATAA
- a CDS encoding 30S ribosomal protein S8, which yields MVMTDPIADFLTRIRNANMVKHESLEVPASKIKRDIAEILKREGFVRDVEYIEDDKQGVIRVFLKYGKNEERVITNLKRISKPGLRAYVKSDEVPKVLNGLGIAIISTSEGVVTDKEARAKNIGGEVIAYVW from the coding sequence ATGGTCATGACAGATCCAATTGCAGATTTTCTAACGCGCATTCGTAATGCAAACATGGTTAAACATGAAAGCTTAGAAGTGCCTGCGTCAAAAATCAAACGTGATATCGCTGAAATCCTGAAACGTGAAGGTTTCGTACGCGATGTAGAATATATCGAAGATGACAAACAAGGCGTGATTCGTGTTTTCCTTAAATACGGTAAAAACGAAGAACGTGTTATCACAAACTTAAAACGTATTTCTAAACCAGGTTTACGTGCTTATGTCAAATCTGACGAAGTACCTAAAGTATTGAATGGTCTAGGAATCGCGATTATCTCTACTTCTGAAGGTGTTGTAACTGATAAAGAAGCAAGAGCTAAAAACATCGGCGGCGAAGTAATCGCCTACGTATGGTAA
- the rpsN gene encoding 30S ribosomal protein S14 (located in the peptidyl transferase center and involved in assembly of 30S ribosome subunit; similar to what is observed with proteins L31 and L33, some proteins in this family contain CXXC motifs that are involved in zinc binding; if two copies are present in a genome, then the duplicated copy appears to have lost the zinc-binding motif and is instead regulated by zinc; the proteins in this group appear to contain the zinc-binding motif): MAKKSMIAKNKRPAKHSTQAYTRCERCGRPHSVYRKFHLCRICFRELAYKGQIPGVKKASW, from the coding sequence GTGGCTAAAAAATCAATGATTGCTAAAAACAAACGCCCTGCAAAACATTCAACACAAGCATATACTCGTTGTGAACGTTGCGGACGTCCACATTCAGTTTATCGTAAATTTCATCTTTGCCGTATTTGCTTCCGCGAACTTGCCTATAAAGGTCAAATTCCCGGCGTGAAGAAAGCTAGCTGGTAA
- a CDS encoding 50S ribosomal protein L5, which yields MNRLKEKYIKEITPSLVEKFNYSSVMQTPKVDKIVINMGVGDAVSNAKNLDKAVEELALITGQKPLITKAKKSIAGFRLREGMPIGAKVTLRGERMYEFLDKLVSVSLPRVRDFHGVSKKAFDGRGNYTLGVKEQLIFPEVDYDLVDKVRGMDIVIVTTANTDEESRELLAQLGMPFQK from the coding sequence ATGAACCGCCTGAAAGAAAAGTATATTAAAGAAATTACTCCATCATTAGTGGAAAAATTTAATTATAGTTCAGTTATGCAAACGCCAAAAGTTGATAAGATCGTTATTAACATGGGTGTGGGTGACGCTGTTTCAAACGCAAAAAATTTAGATAAAGCAGTTGAAGAATTAGCATTGATCACAGGTCAAAAACCATTGATCACTAAAGCTAAGAAATCAATCGCTGGTTTCCGTTTACGTGAAGGAATGCCAATCGGTGCGAAAGTTACTTTACGCGGAGAAAGAATGTACGAATTTTTAGATAAATTAGTATCTGTTTCTCTACCTCGTGTACGTGACTTCCACGGAGTAAGCAAAAAAGCCTTTGACGGACGTGGTAACTATACTTTAGGTGTTAAAGAACAATTAATCTTCCCAGAAGTTGATTATGATTTAGTAGATAAAGTACGCGGTATGGACATCGTTATTGTAACAACAGCAAACACAGATGAAGAATCTCGTGAATTGTTGGCACAATTAGGTATGCCATTCCAAAAATAA
- a CDS encoding 50S ribosomal protein L24 — protein sequence MFVKKGDKVKIITGKDKNKEGVVLAAFPKKDKVIVEGVNIMKKHQKPNQAAPQGGILEVEAPIHVSNVMVIDGTGVAGRVGYKEVDGKKVRVSKKTGEVLDK from the coding sequence ATGTTTGTTAAAAAAGGCGATAAAGTGAAAATTATCACTGGCAAAGACAAAAATAAAGAAGGCGTTGTATTAGCAGCGTTTCCTAAAAAAGACAAAGTCATCGTTGAAGGTGTTAACATCATGAAAAAACACCAAAAACCAAATCAAGCAGCGCCGCAAGGCGGAATCCTAGAAGTCGAAGCGCCGATTCATGTTTCTAATGTAATGGTGATTGACGGAACAGGTGTAGCTGGTCGTGTAGGTTACAAAGAAGTCGATGGTAAAAAAGTCCGTGTTTCTAAAAAAACCGGTGAAGTCTTAGATAAATAG
- a CDS encoding 50S ribosomal protein L14 — translation MIQQESRLKVADNSGAREILTIKVLGGSGRKTANIGDVIVATVKHATPGGVVKKGEVVKAVIVRTKSGARRTDGSYIKFDENAAVIIRDDKSPRGTRIFGPVARELRENNFMKIVSLAPEVL, via the coding sequence GTGATCCAACAAGAAAGCCGATTAAAAGTCGCAGATAACTCAGGTGCTCGTGAAATCTTAACGATTAAAGTACTAGGTGGTTCTGGACGTAAAACTGCTAATATTGGTGACGTGATTGTTGCTACGGTTAAACATGCAACGCCAGGTGGGGTTGTCAAAAAAGGTGAAGTCGTAAAAGCCGTTATCGTTCGTACTAAATCAGGAGCTCGTCGTACAGACGGTTCATACATTAAATTTGATGAAAATGCTGCTGTAATTATTCGTGATGATAAGAGCCCGCGTGGAACTCGTATCTTCGGTCCTGTTGCACGTGAATTACGTGAAAACAACTTCATGAAGATCGTTTCTCTAGCACCAGAAGTATTATAA
- a CDS encoding 30S ribosomal protein S17, translating into MTEERNQRKVYQGRVVSDKMDKTITVVVETKKNHPIYGKRMKYSKKYKAHDENNTAKVGDIVRIMETRPLSATKRFRLLEVVEEAVII; encoded by the coding sequence ATGACTGAAGAAAGAAATCAACGCAAAGTTTACCAAGGTCGTGTTGTTTCAGACAAAATGGATAAAACTATCACAGTTGTCGTAGAAACAAAGAAAAACCATCCTATTTATGGTAAACGTATGAAATATTCTAAGAAATACAAAGCTCATGATGAAAACAACACTGCAAAAGTTGGAGACATCGTAAGAATCATGGAAACTCGTCCATTATCAGCTACAAAACGTTTCCGTTTACTAGAGGTAGTCGAAGAAGCAGTTATTATCTAA
- a CDS encoding 50S ribosomal protein L29 produces MKVKEIRELTTAEMLEKEKQFKEELFNLRFQLATGQLENTARIQEVRQSIARIKTVLREQAN; encoded by the coding sequence ATGAAGGTTAAAGAAATCAGAGAATTAACCACTGCCGAAATGCTTGAAAAAGAAAAGCAATTCAAAGAAGAATTATTTAATCTTAGATTCCAACTAGCAACAGGTCAATTAGAAAACACTGCACGTATTCAAGAAGTACGTCAATCGATTGCACGCATCAAAACAGTATTGCGTGAACAAGCTAACTAA
- a CDS encoding 50S ribosomal protein L16: protein MLVPKRVKHRREFRGKMRGEAKGGKEVAFGEWGLQATESHWITNRQIEAARIAMTRYMKRGGKVWIKIFPHKSYTSKAIGVRMGKGKGAPEGWVSPVKRGKIMFEIAGVPEEVAREALRLASHKLPVKTKIVKREEMGGESNEG, encoded by the coding sequence ATGTTAGTACCTAAACGTGTGAAACACCGTCGTGAATTTAGAGGTAAAATGCGTGGTGAAGCCAAAGGCGGAAAAGAAGTAGCATTTGGTGAATGGGGTTTACAAGCAACTGAATCTCACTGGATTACTAACCGTCAAATCGAAGCTGCCCGTATTGCTATGACTCGTTATATGAAACGTGGCGGGAAAGTATGGATTAAAATTTTCCCTCATAAATCATATACAAGTAAAGCTATCGGTGTTCGTATGGGTAAAGGTAAAGGGGCACCTGAAGGCTGGGTATCACCAGTTAAACGTGGTAAGATCATGTTTGAAATCGCAGGCGTACCTGAAGAAGTAGCTCGTGAAGCACTTCGTCTTGCATCCCACAAATTACCGGTGAAAACCAAAATTGTAAAACGTGAGGAAATGGGTGGTGAATCGAATGAAGGTTAA
- a CDS encoding 30S ribosomal protein S3 codes for MGQKVHPIGMRVGIIRDWDAKWYAEKEYAEFLHEDLRIRKFIATKLADAAVSTIEIERAANRVNISIHTAKPGMVIGKGGSEVENLRKSLNSLTGKRVHINIIEIKKPDLDAKLVGEGIARQLENRVAFRRAQKQAIQRTMRSGAKGIKTQVSGRLNGADIARSEGYSEGTVPLHTLRADIDYAWEEADTTYGKLGVKVWIYRGEILPTKKNTEKGGK; via the coding sequence GTGGGTCAAAAAGTACATCCAATAGGAATGCGTGTAGGCATCATCCGCGACTGGGATGCAAAATGGTATGCTGAAAAAGAGTATGCTGAGTTCTTGCACGAAGATTTAAGAATCCGTAAATTTATCGCGACAAAACTTGCTGATGCCGCTGTGTCTACAATTGAGATCGAGCGCGCTGCAAATCGTGTGAATATTTCAATCCACACAGCTAAACCAGGTATGGTTATCGGTAAAGGCGGATCTGAAGTCGAAAACCTAAGAAAATCATTAAATTCATTGACTGGTAAAAGAGTTCATATCAACATCATTGAAATCAAAAAACCAGATTTAGATGCAAAATTAGTAGGCGAAGGAATTGCACGTCAATTAGAAAACCGTGTTGCGTTCCGTCGTGCTCAAAAACAAGCGATCCAACGCACTATGCGTTCAGGCGCTAAAGGTATCAAAACACAAGTATCAGGTCGTTTAAACGGTGCTGATATTGCTCGTTCAGAAGGTTACTCTGAAGGTACAGTTCCACTTCACACTTTGCGTGCTGATATTGATTACGCATGGGAAGAAGCAGACACAACTTACGGAAAATTAGGAGTTAAAGTGTGGATTTACCGTGGAGAAATTCTTCCAACGAAAAAAAACACTGAGAAAGGAGGGAAATAA
- a CDS encoding 50S ribosomal protein L22: protein MSEQITSAKATAKTVRTSPRKARLVIDLIRGKSVADAISILKFMPNKSAGIIEKVLMSAVANAENNFDLDVENLVVSEAFVNEGPTMKRFRPRAKGSASPINKRTSHLTVVVSEK from the coding sequence ATGTCAGAACAAATTACATCAGCTAAGGCAACTGCTAAAACAGTTCGCACTTCACCTCGTAAAGCCCGTTTAGTAATCGATCTTATCAGAGGTAAAAGCGTTGCGGATGCAATTTCAATTTTGAAATTCATGCCAAACAAATCTGCTGGAATCATTGAAAAAGTTTTAATGTCAGCAGTTGCTAACGCAGAAAATAACTTTGACTTAGACGTTGAAAACTTAGTAGTATCTGAAGCATTTGTTAACGAAGGACCAACAATGAAACGCTTCCGTCCACGTGCAAAAGGTTCAGCATCACCAATTAACAAACGTACAAGTCATCTTACAGTAGTCGTATCAGAAAAATAA
- a CDS encoding 30S ribosomal protein S19, with translation MGRSLKKGPFADEHLMKKVEAQQGAEKKKVIKTWSRRSTIFPTFVGFTIAVYDGRKHVPVYIQEDMVGHKLGEFAPTRTYRGHGADDKKTRR, from the coding sequence ATGGGTCGTAGTTTGAAAAAAGGACCTTTCGCTGATGAGCATTTAATGAAAAAAGTTGAAGCTCAACAAGGTGCCGAAAAGAAGAAAGTAATTAAAACTTGGTCTCGCCGTTCTACAATTTTTCCAACATTCGTTGGATTTACAATTGCCGTATATGATGGACGTAAACACGTTCCAGTATACATTCAAGAAGACATGGTAGGACATAAATTAGGTGAATTTGCACCAACTAGAACTTATCGTGGCCACGGAGCTGACGATAAGAAAACTAGACGTTAA
- the rplB gene encoding 50S ribosomal protein L2 (one of the primary rRNA-binding proteins; required for association of the 30S and 50S subunits to form the 70S ribosome, for tRNA binding and peptide bond formation), with translation MAIKKYKPTTNGRRNMTASDFAEITTSTPEKTLLAPLKNHAGRNNNGRITVRHQGGGHKRQYRMIDFKRNKDNVVAVVKTIEYDPNRSANIALVHYEDGIKAYILAPKGLEVGMRLVSGTDADIKVGNALPLENIPVGTVVHNIEMKPGKGGQLIRSAGTSAQVLGKEGKYVLIRLNSGEVRMILATCRATIGAVGNEQHELINIGKAGRSRWMRKRPTVRGSVMNPNDHPHGGGEGKQPIGRKAPVSPWGQPAIGLKTRNKRAKSDKFIVRRRTK, from the coding sequence GTGGCGATTAAAAAGTATAAACCTACCACAAATGGCCGTCGTAATATGACAGCATCTGATTTTGCTGAAATCACGACATCAACACCTGAAAAAACGTTGTTGGCGCCATTAAAAAACCATGCCGGTCGTAACAACAATGGTCGTATTACAGTTCGTCATCAAGGTGGCGGTCACAAACGTCAATACCGTATGATCGACTTCAAACGTAATAAAGATAACGTTGTAGCGGTTGTCAAAACTATCGAGTATGATCCAAACCGTTCTGCTAACATCGCGTTAGTACATTACGAAGATGGAATCAAAGCATACATTCTAGCACCAAAAGGATTGGAAGTAGGCATGCGCCTTGTTTCTGGTACTGATGCAGATATTAAAGTAGGGAACGCATTACCATTGGAAAACATTCCAGTCGGTACTGTTGTCCACAACATTGAAATGAAACCTGGTAAAGGCGGTCAATTGATTCGTTCTGCTGGAACAAGTGCACAAGTACTTGGTAAAGAAGGCAAATACGTATTGATTCGTTTGAACTCAGGCGAAGTTCGTATGATCTTAGCAACTTGCCGTGCAACTATCGGTGCTGTTGGTAACGAACAACACGAATTAATCAACATTGGTAAAGCTGGCCGCTCTCGTTGGATGCGTAAACGCCCAACAGTTCGTGGTAGCGTAATGAACCCGAATGATCACCCACACGGTGGTGGTGAAGGTAAACAACCGATTGGACGTAAAGCTCCAGTATCACCTTGGGGTCAACCAGCTATCGGCTTGAAAACTCGTAATAAAAGAGCTAAATCCGACAAATTTATCGTTCGTCGTCGTACTAAATAA
- a CDS encoding 50S ribosomal protein L23: MNLLDVIKRPVITEKSMLAMDEKKYTFEVDTRANKTLVKQAVVAAFDVKVKNVNIINVRPKFKRMGKHAGYTKKRRKAVVTLTDDSKEIQIFDAAE, translated from the coding sequence ATGAACTTACTAGACGTAATCAAACGCCCAGTGATCACTGAAAAATCCATGCTTGCTATGGACGAAAAGAAATACACTTTCGAAGTGGACACTCGCGCGAACAAAACTTTAGTAAAACAAGCTGTTGTAGCAGCATTTGATGTTAAAGTTAAAAACGTAAACATCATTAACGTGCGCCCTAAATTTAAACGTATGGGCAAACACGCTGGTTACACAAAAAAACGTCGCAAAGCTGTTGTGACATTAACAGATGATTCAAAAGAAATTCAAATTTTCGATGCTGCTGAATAA
- a CDS encoding 50S ribosomal protein L4, whose amino-acid sequence MPNVALFKQDGTQNGEITLNEEIFGIEPNESVVYDAIIMQRASLRQGTHSVKHRGEVRGGGRKPWRQKGTGRARQGSIRSPQWRGGGVVFGPTPRSYSYKLPKKVRRLAMKSVLSDKVAENNLVAVEALGFDAPKTKEFKQVLSNLSIDAKVLVVLETGNDFAALSARNLPNVSVVTSDNVSVLDIVSNTKVLATQTALTQIEEVLA is encoded by the coding sequence ATGCCGAATGTAGCATTATTTAAACAAGATGGAACTCAAAATGGTGAAATCACTTTAAACGAAGAGATTTTCGGAATCGAACCTAATGAATCAGTTGTCTACGATGCAATCATCATGCAACGTGCTTCATTAAGACAAGGTACACACTCAGTAAAACACCGCGGAGAAGTTCGTGGCGGTGGTCGCAAACCATGGCGTCAAAAAGGAACTGGTCGTGCTCGTCAAGGTTCAATTCGTTCACCACAATGGCGTGGAGGTGGCGTAGTCTTCGGACCAACACCACGTTCTTACAGCTACAAACTTCCTAAAAAAGTTCGTCGTTTAGCAATGAAATCTGTATTGTCAGATAAAGTTGCTGAAAACAACTTGGTAGCAGTTGAAGCGTTAGGCTTTGATGCTCCAAAAACAAAAGAATTCAAACAAGTTTTATCAAACTTATCTATTGATGCGAAAGTATTAGTTGTTTTAGAAACAGGAAATGATTTTGCAGCGTTGTCTGCACGTAATCTACCAAACGTTTCTGTAGTAACTTCTGATAACGTAAGTGTTTTAGATATCGTTTCTAATACTAAAGTATTGGCAACACAAACTGCTCTTACTCAAATTGAGGAGGTGCTTGCATAA
- a CDS encoding 50S ribosomal protein L3 — translation MTKGILGKKVGMTQIFTESGELIPVTVVEATPNVVLQVKTVATDGYEAIQIGYQDKREVLSNKPAKGHVAKANTAPKRFIKEFKNVELGEYEVGKEIKVDVFQAGDIIDVTGTSKGKGFQGVIKRHGQSRGPMSHGSRYHRRPGSMGPVAPNRVFKNKKLAGRMGGNRVTIQNLEIVKVDAERNVIMIKGNIPGAKKSLITIKSAVKAK, via the coding sequence ATGACCAAAGGAATCTTAGGGAAAAAAGTGGGAATGACACAAATCTTTACTGAGTCTGGTGAATTAATTCCAGTAACAGTAGTTGAAGCTACGCCAAACGTAGTTTTACAAGTAAAAACTGTTGCGACTGACGGATACGAAGCTATCCAAATCGGTTACCAAGACAAACGTGAAGTTTTATCAAACAAACCTGCGAAAGGTCATGTTGCAAAAGCAAACACGGCTCCTAAGCGCTTCATTAAGGAATTCAAAAATGTTGAGCTAGGAGAATATGAAGTAGGTAAAGAAATTAAGGTAGATGTTTTCCAAGCAGGAGACATTATTGATGTTACAGGAACTTCGAAAGGTAAAGGATTCCAAGGCGTTATCAAACGTCACGGACAAAGCCGCGGACCAATGAGTCACGGTTCACGTTACCACCGTCGTCCTGGGTCAATGGGTCCAGTTGCACCTAACCGTGTATTTAAAAATAAAAAACTTGCCGGCCGTATGGGTGGTAACCGCGTAACAATTCAAAACCTTGAAATTGTTAAAGTGGACGCTGAAAGAAATGTAATCATGATCAAAGGGAACATTCCTGGAGCAAAAAAATCATTAATCACAATCAAATCAGCTGTGAAAGCTAAATAA
- a CDS encoding 30S ribosomal protein S10: MAKQKIRIRLKAYEHRILDQSADKIVETAKRTGADVSGPIPLPTERSLYTVIRATHKYKDSREQFEMRTHKRLIDIVNPTPKTVDALMKLDLPSGVNIEIKL, translated from the coding sequence ATGGCAAAACAAAAAATTCGTATCCGTTTAAAAGCGTATGAACACCGTATTTTGGATCAATCAGCGGATAAAATTGTGGAAACAGCAAAAAGAACTGGAGCTGACGTGTCAGGACCAATTCCATTACCAACAGAACGCTCACTTTACACAGTTATTCGTGCGACTCATAAATACAAAGATTCACGCGAACAATTCGAAATGCGTACGCACAAACGTCTAATCGACATTGTGAACCCAACACCAAAAACAGTTGATGCTTTAATGAAGCTTGACTTACCATCTGGTGTGAATATTGAAATCAAACTATAA